The following proteins are encoded in a genomic region of Betaproteobacteria bacterium:
- a CDS encoding dephospho-CoA kinase — protein sequence MTYVVGLTGGIGSGKTAVADLFAALGAGVVDTDAIAHELTAPGGAGIASIAARFGQGVIAADGRLDRARMREIAFADANARKDLEAILHPLIRAESRRRVAESDASYVVLVVPLLVESGNYRAVVDRIAVVDCSRETQIARTMARSGLDRAQVERIMNAQVARETRLAAADDVIDNDGPRENLPPQVERLHRKYLRSAAKSQ from the coding sequence GTGACCTACGTCGTGGGGCTGACGGGAGGCATCGGCTCGGGGAAGACTGCCGTGGCGGATCTGTTCGCCGCTCTGGGCGCGGGTGTGGTCGATACGGATGCCATCGCCCATGAATTGACGGCGCCCGGGGGGGCTGGCATTGCCTCGATCGCGGCGCGATTCGGCCAGGGCGTCATTGCTGCCGACGGGCGGCTGGACCGGGCCCGCATGCGCGAGATCGCCTTTGCCGATGCGAACGCCCGCAAGGATCTGGAGGCAATCCTGCATCCACTCATCCGCGCCGAGTCCAGGCGCCGGGTCGCGGAGTCCGACGCGTCCTATGTCGTCCTGGTCGTGCCGCTGCTCGTGGAATCAGGCAACTACCGTGCGGTGGTCGACCGCATTGCCGTCGTCGATTGCAGTCGGGAAACCCAGATCGCCCGGACGATGGCGAGGAGCGGCCTGGATCGGGCGCAGGTGGAGCGCATCATGAACGCTCAGGTGGCGCGCGAAACCCGGCTGGCGGCCGCCGATGACGTGATCGACAACGACGGCCCGCGCGAGAATCTGCCGCCGCAGGTGGAGCGTCTGCATCGGAAGTACCTGCGGAGCGCGGCGAAATCGCAATGA
- a CDS encoding DNA gyrase inhibitor YacG: MAENGAAPDKGRKIKCPQCGGQTTFGPGNPWRPFCSERCKLIDLGQWATESYRIPVEEQDGSLDFPEN, encoded by the coding sequence TTGGCCGAGAACGGCGCCGCCCCGGACAAGGGGCGCAAGATCAAGTGCCCGCAATGCGGTGGGCAGACGACGTTCGGCCCCGGCAACCCGTGGCGGCCCTTCTGTTCGGAACGCTGCAAGCTGATCGATCTGGGTCAATGGGCCACCGAGAGCTATCGCATCCCGGTGGAGGAGCAGGACGGCAGTCTCGACTTCCCCGAGAACTGA
- a CDS encoding Nudix family hydrolase: MALRARLCRPPAAGSASGTESRAVTDSPVDGSGWIEVAAAVIEQDDGSFLLAQRPAGKVYAGWWEFPGGKCEPGETPAQALARELHEELGIEVDQAFPWITRTHVYPHGRVRLHFFRVPGWHGALQSREGQAFAWQRFPQLTVDPVLPANGPILKALSLPLVLGISQVKDLGAEEFLRRLDSALGRGLRFIQVREPALTHAALESVAREIVRRAHEASALVVLNGDPDLARAIGADGVHLPARILAGTRERPGFRWVGASCHDREELERAQDLGLDYALAGPVLPTASHPGDPGIGWTALAEMVTGLELPIFAIGGLRPDHLHEARVAGAHGIAAIRSTWIPG; this comes from the coding sequence ATGGCACTTCGCGCGCGACTATGCCGGCCGCCGGCTGCTGGAAGCGCGTCGGGGACGGAAAGCAGGGCGGTGACGGATTCGCCGGTCGACGGCTCTGGCTGGATCGAGGTCGCCGCCGCGGTCATCGAGCAGGATGACGGGTCCTTTCTGCTCGCCCAGCGCCCGGCCGGCAAGGTGTACGCGGGGTGGTGGGAGTTTCCCGGGGGCAAGTGCGAGCCGGGCGAAACCCCCGCTCAGGCGCTCGCACGCGAACTGCATGAAGAACTGGGCATCGAGGTCGACCAGGCGTTTCCCTGGATCACCCGCACGCATGTCTACCCGCACGGACGGGTGCGCCTGCATTTCTTCCGGGTTCCCGGGTGGCACGGCGCACTCCAGTCGCGCGAAGGACAGGCCTTCGCGTGGCAGCGGTTTCCGCAGCTGACCGTCGATCCCGTTCTGCCGGCCAACGGCCCGATTCTCAAGGCGCTGTCCCTGCCGCTCGTGCTGGGCATCTCACAAGTGAAGGATCTCGGGGCGGAGGAATTCCTGCGCCGGCTCGATTCCGCCCTCGGACGGGGCTTGCGCTTCATCCAGGTCCGCGAGCCGGCACTGACCCATGCGGCCCTGGAGTCCGTGGCGCGCGAAATCGTGCGGCGGGCTCACGAAGCCTCGGCCCTGGTGGTGCTGAACGGCGATCCGGATCTTGCGCGTGCCATCGGTGCCGACGGCGTGCACCTCCCGGCACGCATTCTGGCCGGGACACGGGAAAGGCCCGGCTTTCGCTGGGTGGGCGCCTCCTGTCACGATCGAGAAGAACTGGAACGCGCCCAGGATCTGGGGCTGGACTATGCGCTGGCCGGCCCCGTGCTGCCCACGGCGTCTCATCCCGGCGATCCCGGAATCGGCTGGACCGCACTGGCGGAGATGGTGACGGGACTGGAACTGCCGATTTTCGCGATCGGAGGGCTGCGGCCCGATCACCTGCACGAAGCACGCGTGGCAGGCGCACACGGGATCGCGGCCATCCGCAGTACCTGGATTCCCGGCTGA
- a CDS encoding ATP-binding protein has product MNALERLAVRAEAMLDRLEPVLPAVAALPDMQAHIAFRWRRRQSVGSLVPVERPHRIGLKDLKGVDPQAKLVDANTRQFVEGVPANNVLLTGARGTGKSSLVKSVLNKYAGRGLRLIEVEKHDLVDLPEIVDLVGGLPQKFIVFCDDLSFEADEPGYKALKAILDGTIAATTENVLVYATSNRRHLMPEYMHENLETKYVDEEVHPGETVEEKISLSERFGLWVSFYPFDQEHYLDIARYWVGVLGVTDPDQEELRREALQWALSRGSRSGRVAWHFARDYAGRRLLEARRGRKAGR; this is encoded by the coding sequence ATGAACGCGCTCGAGCGGCTGGCCGTTCGCGCGGAGGCGATGCTCGATCGCCTGGAACCCGTTCTTCCTGCCGTTGCCGCGTTGCCCGACATGCAGGCCCACATCGCGTTTCGCTGGCGCCGGCGGCAGAGCGTGGGCTCGCTGGTGCCGGTCGAGCGGCCTCACCGTATCGGCCTGAAGGACCTCAAGGGAGTCGATCCCCAGGCAAAGCTGGTGGACGCCAACACGCGCCAGTTCGTGGAAGGCGTGCCCGCGAACAACGTACTGCTCACGGGGGCACGGGGCACCGGCAAGTCGTCGCTCGTCAAGTCGGTGCTGAACAAGTACGCGGGCCGCGGGCTGCGACTCATCGAGGTCGAGAAGCACGATCTCGTCGACCTGCCCGAAATCGTGGATCTGGTGGGCGGCCTGCCGCAGAAATTCATCGTGTTCTGCGACGATCTCTCCTTCGAAGCCGACGAACCGGGATACAAGGCGCTCAAGGCCATCCTGGACGGCACCATCGCGGCAACGACCGAGAACGTCCTGGTCTACGCCACCTCGAACCGCCGCCATCTCATGCCGGAGTACATGCACGAGAACCTCGAGACAAAGTATGTCGACGAAGAGGTGCATCCCGGCGAGACGGTCGAGGAGAAGATCTCGCTGTCGGAGCGGTTCGGTCTCTGGGTGTCCTTCTACCCCTTCGATCAGGAGCACTATCTGGACATCGCCCGCTACTGGGTCGGCGTGCTGGGCGTGACGGATCCCGATCAGGAAGAGCTTCGCCGTGAGGCCCTGCAATGGGCCCTGTCCCGCGGTTCTCGCAGCGGTCGAGTCGCATGGCACTTCGCGCGCGACTATGCCGGCCGCCGGCTGCTGGAAGCGCGTCGGGGACGGAAAGCAGGGCGGTGA
- the secA gene encoding preprotein translocase subunit SecA, with protein sequence MIANVLKKVFGSRNDRLLKKYFQTVRAINALEPDVQKLGDDELRGRTQVFKERVAKGETLDQILPEAFATVREASRRVLNMRHFDVQLVGGMVLHQGKIAEMRTGEGKTLVATLPAYLNALAGKGVHVVTVNDYLAGRDAAWMGRLYSFLGLTVGVNLPFHDLPPDQRQDAKREAYGADITYGTNNEFGFDYLRDNMVYHTAERVQRGLPFAIVDEVDSILIDEARTPLIISGQADDTSDLYVKVNQLVPYLDRVKEENGPGDFTVDEKAHQVLLTEAGHEKAERLLTDAGLLTEGGSLYDALNIQLMHHVYAALRAYALFQRDTHYVVQNGEVVIVDEFTGRLMPGRRWSDGLHQAVEAKEGVAIQRENQTLASITFQNYFRMYGKLAGMTGTADTEAFEFQHIYGLETVIIPTHHPMVRQDRMDQVYQTEREKFAAVIKEIRACNERGQPVLVGTTSIENSEKLSHALNAEKLSHQVLNAKQHAREAEIVAQAGRPGMITIATNMAGRGTDIVLGGSPEPEIAQIMARTDMDDTAKNGKVAEIRTQWERLHEQVLKSGGLHIIGTERHESRRVDNQLRGRAGRQGDPGSSRFFLSLEDQLLRIFAADRVKWVMEKLKMPEGEAIESPLVTRAIENAQREVEAGSCGIRKQLLGSDDVSNDQRKVIYQQRNELLESDDISDTIKALREGAASDMVAEHVPPESVEEQWDIPALEKSLEAEFGLQISVQQWMKEDDKLDDADIRKRVVQALEERYAQKIATIDAQAWHQYERGIMLQSLDTHWREHLASLDHLRQGIHLRGYAQKNPKQEYKREAFELFSMLLQTVRNEVTRLLMLVQIRAEQEMEQAEEPVHLSNVRYQHADPDEALAAADAEDATNEPARAGPKVGRNDPCPCGSGKKYKHCHGRLS encoded by the coding sequence ATGATCGCGAACGTACTCAAGAAGGTGTTCGGCAGCCGCAACGACCGTCTGCTCAAGAAGTACTTCCAGACGGTCCGGGCCATCAACGCGCTCGAGCCGGACGTGCAGAAGCTCGGCGACGATGAATTGCGCGGGCGGACCCAGGTCTTCAAGGAGCGCGTGGCCAAGGGGGAGACGCTCGACCAGATCCTGCCCGAGGCATTCGCGACGGTCCGCGAGGCCAGCCGGCGTGTGCTCAACATGCGCCATTTCGACGTGCAGCTTGTGGGCGGCATGGTGCTGCACCAGGGCAAGATCGCCGAGATGCGCACGGGCGAAGGCAAGACGCTCGTCGCGACGCTCCCGGCGTACCTGAACGCTCTCGCGGGCAAGGGCGTTCACGTCGTCACGGTGAACGACTACCTTGCCGGCCGCGATGCGGCGTGGATGGGACGGCTGTATTCCTTTCTCGGGCTCACGGTGGGGGTCAACCTGCCGTTCCACGACCTTCCGCCCGACCAGCGGCAGGACGCCAAGCGGGAAGCCTACGGCGCGGACATCACCTACGGCACCAACAACGAGTTCGGTTTCGATTACCTGCGCGACAACATGGTGTACCACACGGCGGAGCGCGTGCAGCGGGGCCTGCCCTTCGCCATCGTCGACGAGGTGGATTCGATCCTGATCGACGAGGCCCGTACGCCGCTCATCATCTCGGGCCAGGCCGATGACACGAGCGATCTGTACGTCAAGGTGAACCAGCTGGTCCCCTATCTCGACCGTGTCAAGGAAGAGAACGGCCCCGGCGACTTCACGGTGGACGAGAAGGCGCATCAGGTGCTCCTCACCGAAGCGGGCCACGAGAAGGCGGAACGGCTGCTCACGGATGCCGGCCTGCTCACGGAGGGCGGCAGCCTCTACGACGCGCTCAACATCCAGCTGATGCATCACGTCTATGCCGCGCTGCGGGCCTATGCCCTGTTCCAGCGGGACACCCACTACGTGGTCCAGAACGGCGAGGTCGTCATCGTCGACGAGTTCACGGGCCGACTGATGCCGGGGCGCCGGTGGTCCGACGGCCTGCACCAGGCCGTGGAAGCGAAGGAAGGGGTGGCGATCCAGCGGGAGAACCAGACCCTGGCCTCGATCACGTTCCAGAACTACTTCCGGATGTACGGCAAGCTGGCCGGGATGACCGGCACGGCCGACACCGAGGCGTTCGAGTTCCAGCACATCTACGGGCTCGAGACGGTGATCATTCCGACCCACCATCCCATGGTCCGTCAGGACAGGATGGACCAGGTCTACCAGACCGAGCGCGAGAAGTTCGCGGCCGTCATCAAGGAGATCCGCGCCTGCAACGAGCGGGGTCAACCCGTGCTGGTGGGCACGACCTCGATCGAGAATTCGGAAAAGCTGTCCCATGCGCTGAACGCGGAGAAGCTTTCGCACCAGGTGCTGAATGCCAAGCAGCACGCTCGCGAAGCCGAGATCGTCGCGCAGGCGGGTCGCCCGGGCATGATCACCATCGCGACCAACATGGCCGGCCGGGGCACCGACATCGTGCTGGGTGGCAGTCCCGAGCCGGAGATCGCGCAGATCATGGCCCGGACCGACATGGACGACACGGCCAAGAATGGGAAGGTCGCCGAGATCCGCACACAGTGGGAACGTCTGCACGAGCAGGTGCTCAAGTCGGGCGGTTTGCACATCATCGGCACGGAGCGGCACGAGTCCCGGCGCGTGGACAACCAGCTGCGCGGCCGCGCAGGCCGGCAGGGCGATCCCGGATCCAGCCGCTTCTTCCTCTCGCTCGAGGACCAGCTCCTGCGCATCTTTGCCGCCGACCGCGTGAAGTGGGTGATGGAGAAGCTGAAGATGCCGGAGGGAGAGGCCATCGAGTCGCCCCTGGTCACCCGGGCCATCGAGAACGCGCAGCGGGAGGTCGAGGCGGGCAGCTGCGGCATCCGCAAGCAGCTCCTCGGGTCCGACGATGTCTCGAACGATCAGCGCAAGGTCATCTACCAGCAGCGCAATGAGCTGCTCGAGAGCGACGACATCAGCGATACGATCAAGGCCCTGCGGGAAGGGGCAGCGAGCGACATGGTCGCCGAGCACGTTCCGCCCGAAAGCGTGGAGGAACAGTGGGACATCCCCGCGCTCGAGAAGTCGCTGGAAGCGGAGTTCGGCCTCCAGATCTCCGTCCAGCAATGGATGAAGGAAGACGACAAGCTGGACGATGCCGACATCCGCAAGCGTGTCGTCCAGGCGCTCGAGGAACGCTACGCGCAGAAGATCGCCACCATCGACGCCCAGGCCTGGCATCAGTACGAACGGGGCATCATGCTGCAGAGCCTCGACACGCACTGGCGCGAGCATCTGGCGTCGCTCGATCATCTGCGCCAGGGCATCCACCTGCGCGGGTACGCGCAGAAGAACCCCAAGCAGGAGTACAAGCGCGAGGCCTTCGAGCTGTTCTCCATGCTGTTGCAGACGGTGCGCAACGAGGTCACGCGCCTGCTCATGCTGGTGCAGATCCGCGCGGAGCAGGAGATGGAGCAGGCGGAAGAACCGGTGCATCTGTCCAACGTCCGTTACCAGCACGCCGATCCGGACGAGGCGCTGGCCGCGGCGGACGCGGAAGATGCCACCAACGAACCGGCCCGCGCAGGTCCCAAGGTGGGCCGCAACGATCCGTGTCCGTGCGGTTCGGGCAAGAAGTACAAGCACTGCCACGGCAGGCTGAGCTGA
- a CDS encoding DUF721 domain-containing protein: MDRPRRPVPRSTPAAAPRSRGKTVRDWLGSLGDSASIADHARLLAGIQRTLASVLPPLLRTEVQVANFRQGTLVVGATNGAVAHRLRTLSGSVLDRLRAEGVAASTLKVEVRPLPVTPASAPKRAVLSTEARTRLEELSRNLPESPVREAVLRMIRQARR; the protein is encoded by the coding sequence ATGGACCGTCCCCGCCGCCCCGTGCCCCGCTCGACGCCTGCTGCTGCCCCCCGCTCCCGAGGCAAGACCGTGCGGGACTGGCTGGGCTCGCTGGGCGATTCGGCGTCGATCGCCGATCACGCCCGCCTTCTCGCCGGCATCCAGCGGACCCTGGCGTCCGTCCTGCCGCCGTTGCTCCGGACGGAAGTCCAGGTGGCCAATTTCCGACAGGGGACTCTCGTGGTGGGCGCGACCAACGGGGCCGTGGCTCACCGGCTGCGCACCCTCTCGGGGTCGGTCCTCGACCGGCTCCGCGCGGAAGGAGTGGCGGCAAGCACGCTCAAGGTGGAGGTTCGACCGCTTCCGGTCACCCCGGCGTCCGCGCCCAAGAGAGCGGTCCTCTCGACGGAGGCCAGGACCCGTCTGGAGGAGTTGTCGCGGAACCTCCCGGAGTCTCCCGTGCGCGAGGCGGTGCTCAGGATGATTCGGCAGGCGCGCCGCTGA
- a CDS encoding UDP-3-O-acyl-N-acetylglucosamine deacetylase, with translation MLKQRTLKNVVRATGVGLHTGEKVLMTLRPAAVNTGIVFRRTDLADPVDIPAGPYAVKDTRLSSCLDKDGVRVSTVEHLMSALAGLGIDNVYVDLTSAEVPIMDGSAAPFVFLIQSAGVEEQNAPKRFIRVREPVEVSHGDKWARLEPYAGFRLDFSIDFKHPAFDVSGNRVVVDFDEISYVREVSRARTFEFMHEVESMRSQGLALGDSLDNAIVMDEYRILNEDGLRYEDEFVKHKVLDAIGDLYLLGHPLIGSFSAHKSGHALNNALLRRLLENERAWEYATFAEESQAPAFARLQLLAS, from the coding sequence ATGCTGAAGCAAAGAACCCTCAAGAATGTCGTCCGGGCGACCGGCGTGGGACTGCACACCGGAGAGAAGGTCCTCATGACCTTGCGTCCGGCGGCGGTCAACACCGGCATCGTCTTCCGCCGGACCGATCTCGCGGATCCCGTCGACATTCCCGCCGGCCCCTATGCAGTGAAGGACACGCGCCTGTCGTCGTGTCTGGACAAGGACGGCGTGCGGGTGTCCACGGTGGAGCACCTCATGTCGGCGCTCGCGGGGCTGGGCATCGACAATGTGTACGTGGATCTCACCTCGGCGGAAGTTCCGATCATGGACGGCAGCGCCGCGCCGTTCGTCTTCCTGATCCAGTCGGCCGGTGTGGAAGAGCAGAACGCTCCCAAGCGGTTCATTCGTGTCAGGGAGCCCGTGGAAGTGAGCCACGGGGACAAGTGGGCACGGCTGGAACCGTATGCGGGCTTCCGGCTCGACTTCTCGATCGATTTCAAGCATCCCGCGTTCGACGTCTCGGGCAACCGAGTGGTCGTGGATTTCGACGAGATCTCCTACGTGCGCGAAGTGAGCCGTGCCAGAACGTTCGAGTTCATGCACGAAGTGGAGAGCATGCGGTCCCAGGGCCTCGCCCTTGGGGACAGCCTGGACAATGCGATCGTGATGGACGAATACCGCATCCTGAACGAGGATGGCCTGCGCTACGAGGACGAGTTCGTGAAGCACAAGGTTCTCGATGCCATCGGCGATCTGTACCTCCTGGGGCACCCTCTGATCGGCAGCTTCAGTGCCCACAAGTCCGGCCATGCGCTCAACAATGCACTGCTTCGCCGGCTGCTGGAGAACGAGCGTGCCTGGGAATACGCCACGTTCGCCGAGGAGTCGCAGGCGCCCGCCTTCGCCCGGCTGCAGTTGCTCGCCAGCTAG
- the ftsZ gene encoding cell division protein FtsZ has protein sequence MFEIVDAQPQEAVIKVVGVGGCGGNAVDHMIDQGVDGVEFICMNTDAQALKRNRSGQILQLGTSVTKGLGAGANPEVGKQAAMEDRERIIELIEGADMLFLTAGMGGGTGTGAAPIVAEVARELGILTVAVVTKPFSFEGKRLKIAMQGLEDLSRHVDSLIIIPNDKLMAVLGEDISMLDAFKAANSVLHGAVAGIAEVIKCPGLVNVDFADVRTVMSEMGMAMMGSALASGPHRAAQAAEQAVASPLLEDVNLAGARGVLVNITAATNLKMKEVHEVMNTIKGFTADDATVIVGTVIDETLGDDLRVTMVATGLGSPPVSRQQAKPLQVIKTGTDSMPIAAEPNYGDLDTPAVIRRRNRDTVEAMKLSGIETLDIPAFLRKQAD, from the coding sequence ATGTTCGAAATTGTGGATGCCCAGCCGCAAGAGGCGGTCATCAAGGTGGTGGGTGTGGGTGGTTGCGGCGGCAATGCGGTCGATCACATGATCGACCAGGGGGTCGACGGCGTGGAATTCATCTGCATGAACACCGACGCGCAGGCGCTCAAGCGCAATCGCTCCGGTCAGATCCTGCAGTTGGGGACCAGCGTCACCAAGGGACTGGGTGCCGGCGCCAATCCGGAAGTCGGCAAGCAGGCGGCGATGGAGGACCGCGAGCGCATCATCGAACTCATCGAAGGTGCGGACATGCTGTTCCTCACGGCCGGCATGGGAGGCGGTACCGGCACGGGGGCGGCGCCCATCGTGGCGGAGGTGGCCAGGGAACTGGGCATTCTCACGGTGGCGGTGGTGACCAAGCCGTTCAGTTTCGAAGGCAAACGGCTCAAGATCGCCATGCAGGGCCTCGAGGACCTGAGCCGTCACGTGGACTCGCTGATCATCATCCCGAACGACAAGCTGATGGCGGTGCTTGGCGAGGACATCTCCATGCTGGACGCCTTCAAGGCCGCGAACAGCGTGCTTCACGGCGCGGTCGCGGGCATCGCCGAAGTCATCAAGTGTCCGGGTCTGGTCAACGTCGACTTCGCCGACGTGCGCACGGTCATGTCGGAGATGGGCATGGCCATGATGGGTTCCGCCCTTGCGTCCGGTCCGCACCGCGCCGCCCAGGCGGCCGAGCAGGCGGTCGCCAGCCCGCTGCTGGAAGACGTGAACCTTGCCGGGGCCCGCGGCGTGCTGGTGAACATCACGGCGGCGACCAACCTCAAGATGAAGGAAGTGCACGAGGTCATGAACACCATCAAGGGGTTCACGGCCGACGACGCAACCGTCATCGTGGGCACGGTCATCGACGAGACCCTGGGCGACGATCTTCGTGTGACCATGGTCGCCACCGGTCTCGGCTCACCGCCCGTCAGCCGTCAGCAGGCCAAGCCGTTGCAGGTCATCAAGACCGGCACGGACAGCATGCCCATCGCGGCCGAGCCGAACTACGGCGATCTGGATACGCCCGCGGTCATCCGCCGGCGCAACCGTGACACCGTGGAGGCGATGAAGCTTTCCGGCATCGAGACCCTGGACATTCCGGCATTCCTGCGCAAGCAGGCGGACTGA
- the ftsA gene encoding cell division protein FtsA: MNKPKDVRNLMVGLDIGTSKIVAIVAEAKPEGGFEVVGLGSHPSRGLKKGVVVNIESTVTAIQRALEEAELMADCKIKEVYTGIAGSHIKSFNSHGMVAVKDREVSQLDVDRVIETAKAVNIPTDQQILHVLNQEFVIDGQEDVREPLGMAGVRLEVKVHIVTGAVSAAQNILKCVRRCGLEVRDLILQPLASAMATLSEDEKDLGVAIVDIGGGTADIAVFTQGAIRHTAVIPIAGDQITNDIAMALRTPTKDAEEIKRKYGCALRQLANPSEMVEVPGVGDRGPRLLSRQTLAEVIEPRVEELYSLVQAELRRSGYEDLLSSGIVITGGSAGMQGMVELGEEVFHMPVRLGVPNYAGPLAEVVCGPRYSTGIGLLGAAYEQQKRRDLAKLSTGSVQQVFSRMKEWFAVNF; encoded by the coding sequence ATGAACAAGCCGAAGGACGTGCGCAACCTCATGGTCGGGCTCGACATCGGCACGTCCAAGATCGTGGCGATCGTCGCCGAGGCAAAGCCGGAGGGCGGGTTCGAGGTGGTCGGTCTGGGCAGCCACCCTTCCCGCGGCCTGAAGAAGGGCGTGGTGGTCAACATCGAATCGACGGTCACGGCGATCCAGCGCGCGCTGGAGGAAGCGGAGCTGATGGCCGACTGCAAGATCAAGGAGGTGTACACCGGGATCGCGGGCAGCCACATCAAGAGCTTCAACTCCCACGGGATGGTGGCGGTGAAGGATCGCGAGGTGTCGCAGCTCGACGTGGACCGCGTGATCGAGACGGCGAAGGCCGTGAACATCCCCACGGACCAGCAGATCCTGCATGTGCTCAACCAGGAGTTCGTCATCGACGGACAGGAGGATGTCCGCGAGCCGCTCGGCATGGCGGGCGTGCGTCTCGAGGTGAAGGTCCACATCGTGACGGGCGCGGTCTCGGCGGCGCAGAACATCCTCAAGTGCGTGCGCCGCTGCGGTCTCGAGGTGCGCGATCTCATCCTGCAGCCGCTGGCGTCGGCGATGGCCACGCTGTCGGAGGACGAGAAGGACCTGGGCGTGGCGATCGTGGACATCGGCGGCGGCACGGCCGACATCGCGGTCTTCACGCAAGGCGCGATCCGGCACACCGCCGTGATTCCCATCGCGGGCGACCAGATCACCAACGACATCGCCATGGCGCTGCGCACGCCCACCAAGGACGCGGAGGAGATCAAGCGCAAGTACGGCTGCGCGCTGCGTCAGCTCGCCAATCCGTCGGAGATGGTCGAGGTGCCGGGCGTGGGCGACCGGGGGCCGCGGCTGCTCTCGCGGCAGACCCTGGCGGAAGTGATCGAGCCGAGGGTGGAGGAACTGTACTCGCTGGTGCAGGCGGAACTGCGGCGCAGCGGCTACGAGGACCTGCTGTCGTCGGGAATCGTCATCACCGGAGGCAGCGCGGGCATGCAGGGGATGGTCGAACTGGGAGAGGAGGTCTTCCACATGCCGGTGCGTCTGGGCGTACCCAACTACGCCGGGCCGCTCGCGGAGGTGGTGTGCGGACCGAGGTACTCCACCGGCATCGGCCTGCTCGGTGCGGCTTACGAACAACAGAAGCGGCGGGACCTCGCGAAGCTGTCGACAGGCAGCGTTCAGCAGGTGTTCTCGCGCATGAAGGAATGGTTCGCGGTCAATTTCTGA
- a CDS encoding cell division protein FtsQ/DivIB: MWDRPEALSTISSLLFGVFALGLLYIGILVTVHSPLFPVREVVITGSISRVTPTQIDNVVHRELRGTFFTINLDASRLAFEKLPWVRKVQVRRQWPDRLEVTLEEHAVLARWRQDGLVNTHGEIFTAASDDPLPVFSGPPELAGDMATNYAAFDRALAPLGRRVQDIRVSERRAWTVQLEDGMTLELGRERVVERLSKFADAYVTSVGLMKEPPRMVDLRYPNGFAVRLKTVNKGA; the protein is encoded by the coding sequence ATGTGGGATAGACCGGAAGCGCTCTCGACGATCTCGTCGCTGCTCTTCGGCGTGTTCGCGCTCGGGCTGCTCTACATCGGGATCCTCGTCACCGTGCATTCCCCCTTGTTTCCAGTGCGCGAAGTGGTGATCACAGGAAGCATCTCCCGGGTCACGCCCACGCAGATCGACAACGTCGTGCACCGCGAACTGCGCGGCACCTTCTTCACCATCAATCTCGATGCTTCCCGCCTGGCCTTCGAGAAGCTGCCCTGGGTGCGCAAGGTCCAGGTGCGCAGGCAATGGCCCGACCGACTCGAAGTGACGCTCGAGGAGCACGCGGTGCTCGCGCGCTGGAGGCAGGACGGCCTCGTGAACACCCACGGCGAGATCTTCACGGCGGCGTCGGACGACCCGCTGCCGGTCTTTTCCGGTCCGCCGGAACTGGCCGGAGACATGGCCACGAATTACGCCGCCTTCGATCGCGCGCTCGCGCCGCTCGGACGGCGCGTGCAGGACATCCGCGTGTCGGAACGCCGCGCGTGGACGGTGCAACTCGAGGACGGCATGACCCTCGAGCTGGGACGCGAGCGCGTCGTCGAACGGCTTTCCAAGTTCGCGGATGCCTATGTGACGAGCGTCGGGCTCATGAAGGAGCCGCCAAGGATGGTGGACCTGCGGTATCCGAACGGATTCGCCGTCCGCCTGAAGACAGTGAACAAAGGGGCTTGA